A region of Colletotrichum higginsianum IMI 349063 chromosome 10, whole genome shotgun sequence DNA encodes the following proteins:
- a CDS encoding Short-chain dehydrogenase reductase family gives MSFPYKSVLIVGATSGIGAGMADKLVGVGAKVIAVGRRQDRLDSFVEKHGDPSKAAAIRFDVTDTEGMDAFVQRVLTEHPDLDCVFLNSGVQSMTRLSRPAEFDLAAFHNEINVNFSSLVNLMIKFLPHLQAKTTPTGLIVTGTHLGVVPAVTLAAYSASKAALTSFVDCLREQNLHKPTKIVEIYPPVVQSELHDYAGPRGRTYGMPLDEFTERAYAELLTGDELIVIDSIAIEPRETYMKLVEERRRIFTKLSGVMLKHFEL, from the exons ATGTCTTTCCCGTACAAGAGTGTTCTTATCGTTGGCGCCACCTCCGGCATCGGGGCCGGCATGGCCGACAAGCTTGTCGGCGTGGGCGCAAAGGTgatcgccgtcggccgccgccaggacAGGCTGGACAGCTTCGTCGAGAAGCACGGCGACCCCAGCAAGGCGGCCGCCATCAGGTTCGATGTCACAGACACCGAGGGCATGGATGCGTTTGTCCAAAG GGTCCTCACCGAGCACCCGGACCTGGACTGCGTGTTCCTCAACTCGGGCGTCCAGAGCATGACCCGGCTGTCGCGGCCGGCCGAGTTCGACCTGGCCGCGTTCCACAACGAGATCAACGTCAACTTCTCCAGCCTCGTCAACCTCATGATCAAGTTCCTCCCTCACCTGCAGGCCAAAACGACACCCACGGGCCTAATCGTGACCGGCACccacctcggcgtcgtgccGGCCGTCACCCTCGCTGCTTACTCGGCTTCCAAGGCCGCCCTGACTTCCTTTGTGGATTGCCTCCGCGAGCAGAACCTCCACAAGCCCACCAAGATTGTTGAGATCTACCCCCCAGTTGTGCAAA GTGAGCTTCACGACTATGCAGGACCGCGTGGCCGCACGTACGGCATGCCGCTGGACGAGTTCACCGAGCGGGCGTATGCTGAGCTGCTTACGGGGGATGAGCTGATTGTGATTGACTCCATTGCCATTGAGCCCCGGGAGACGTACATGAAGCTGGTAGAGGAGCGACGGAGGATTTTCACCAAGCTCTCGGGTGTCATGCTTAAGCATTTTGAACTTTGA
- a CDS encoding Ent-kaurene oxidase, translating into MAMDQRAAMALLAFAFLSSVWLVSRLFTGKSDLPLMGSEHGSSEKRRKAYLASAGAIYRKGLDMFRDKPYRLETADGERIVVPMSAMDELRRLPDDHLSMMDSVKEVPGHQSTETRYTGMTDVADLQFLAHVLRADLTPNLARMNLRLAEEVSRTVDETIGACEDWTSQLMYRQLLRIVAIASGNTFLGPELCRRDEYVRSSISYTVDVFKAIAQIKKWPKYLRFVGRYFTPELKTIAVHRRNAEEFLLPVIRQRRARMAKGEEIPDDLLQWMTKKAKERGFTDVMLADAQLTLSMTAIHTTTMAIIDAMCELVIRPELVNEIRDEVARVLKEHGGEFTANALFDMKLLDSVIRESQRHNADGKIRFNRIVLKPIVLKDGTMIPKGYTIEAPYAAFVNDARIYPEPDTFNPYRFVDLREGKAADPIGYKSTEQYQFVTVTKENMGFGYGRHSCPGRFFAANEIKMILAYIMVRYDMRMPGGGKEKHPNVGSGARSRKDPGAKIEFKKLPTPLF; encoded by the exons ATGGCTATGGACCAGAGAGCCGCCATGGCATTGTTGGCGTTTGCTTTCCTCTCGTCGGTATGGCTCGTCTCCAGACTGTTTACCGGAAAATCCGACTTGCCATTGATGGGCAGTGAGCATGGCAGTTCGGAAAAGCGCCGAAAGGCGTATCTGGCATCTGCGGGCGCAATTTACAGAAAGGGACTCGACATGTTCAGGGACAAGCCGTACCGGCTAGAGACAGCCGACG GTGAGCGCATCGTGGTGCCCATGTCGGCCATGGACGAGCTTCGACGCCTACCTGACGATCACCTGAGCATGATGGACTCCGTGAAAGAGGTA CCGGGCCACCAGAGCACCGAGACGAGATACACCGGCATGACGGATGTTGCCGACCTGCAATTCCTGGCCCATGTTCTCCGGGCAGACCTTACGCCAAATCTCG CCCGCATGAACCTGAGACTGGCGGAGGAGGTTTCACGGACAGTGGATGAGACCATCGGAGCATGCGAGGACTGGACGTCTCAGCTCATGTACAGGCAGCTCCTCCGaatcgtcgccatcgcgtCGGGCAACACGTTCCTCGGGCCCGAGCTGTGCCGCCGCGACGAGTACGTCCGCTCCAGCATCAGCTACACGGTCGACGTGTTCAAGGCGATCGCGCAGATCAAGAAGTGGCCCAAGTACCTCCGGTTCGTCGGCCGGTACTTCACGCCGGAGCTCAAGACGATTGCGGTGCACCGCCGCAACGCCGAGGAGTTCTTGCTCCCCGTGAttcggcagcggcgagcCCGGATGGCCAAGGGGGAGGAGATCCCCGACGATTTGCTGCAGTGGATGACGAAAAAGGCCAAGGAGCGCGGCTTCACCGACGTCATGCTGGCCGACGCGCAGTTGACTCTGAGTATGACGGCCATTCACACGACGACCATGGCTATCATAGATGCCATGTGCGAGCTGGTAATACGGCCGGAGCTTGTCAACGAGATCAGGGACGAGGTTGCACGGGTCTTGAAAGAGCACGGCGGGGAGTTCACCGCCAACGCCCTCTTCGACATGAAGTTGCTGGACAGT GTCATACGAGAGTCTCAGAGACACAACGCCGATGGTAAAA TTCGTTTCAACCGCATCGTCCTCAAGCCCATTGTCTTGAAGGACGGCACCATGATCCCCAAGGGTTACACCATCGAAGCGCCGTATGCCGCCTTTGTCAACGACGCCCGCATCTACCCCGAGCCCGACACCTTCAACCCGTATCGGTTCGTGGACCTTCGCGAGGGCAAGGCGGCCGACCCGATCGGGTACAAGAGCACGGAGCAGTATCAGTTTGTGACGGTCACCAAGGAGAACATGGGGTTCGGGTACGGACGGCATTCCTG CCCCGGCCGGttcttcgccgccaacgagATCAAAATGATCCTGGCCTACATCATGGTCCGCTACGACATGAGGATGCCGGGAGGCGGCAAGGAGAAACACCCCAACGTCGGGTCTGGCGCACGATCGCGCAAAGACCCGGGGGCCAAGATCGAGTTCAAGAAGCTTCCGACGCCTTTGTTCTAA
- a CDS encoding Cytochrome P450 CYP4/CYP19/CYP26 subfamilies has translation MTLTHEDSAGNLTTTSTTFTTTMAATYPVRAAPLAVAQAHLVPLALAALLVLVVLQLGRTWWRLRHIPGPFLARFTNLQRIFWVKTTRAHLILQEEHARHGEVVRIGPNTVSISNPEVLPVIYTTRTGFPKSDFYPTLQGYTPNGGKLEAIFNTTSDDVHKSLKGPIAPLFTLANVPYLEPRVDEVLECLRDKLDANFVQNNVVINLGQWAQYFAFDVMGILTFSKRYGFLDTGKDVGNMLQNIVHFMRVSAPYTQIPWFDKLARKNRVGDFLQRVLGLQASMGILAFVGKAIADKKQQRAEQGAKLTAANDANDDKYGRGKDFLTRYIEIVEKDSAPVAWTFSNVIAGSDSVGSLMGTTLFNLLQYPHTLDALYRELRDANVSMPFPKWSEVRNLPYLDACVQEGVRMHPPFNLPFERVVPKGGITILGSFLPEGTVVGGSPFVVNRHKGWFGDDADFWRPERWLEKDEAHKKKLEQGILTFGGGRRICLGRYVGILEIKKLIPFLILNYDIRIVDPERFQVENSWFFFQSGLWATMKKRPQPEQPEPPAPTA, from the exons ATGACCCTCACTCACGAGGATTCGGCCGGGAacctcaccaccacctctaccaccttcaccaccaccatggcCGCCACATATCCCGTCCGGGCCGCCCCCTTGGCCGTCGCACAAGCTCACCTCGTCCcgctggccctcgccgcgctGCTGGTACTCGTTgtcctccagctcggccgCACGTGGTGGCGTTTGCGCCATATCCCGGGACCCTTCCTCGCCCGCTTCACCAACCTGCAACGCATCTTCTGGGTCAAGACGACGCGAGCCCACCTGATCCTCCAGGAAGAGCACGCCCGCCACGGCGAGGTCGTGCGCATCGGGCCCAACACCGTCTCCATCAGCAACCCCGAGGTTCTGCCCGTCATCTACACCACCCGTACCGGGTTTCCCAAG TCCGACTTTTACCCAACCCTCCAGGGATACACGCccaacggcggcaagctcgaggccatctTCAACACGACGAGCGACGACGTGCACAAGTCCCTCAAGGGCCCCATCGCGCCGCTCTTCACCCTCGCCAACGTGCCGTACCTGGAGCCgcgcgtcgacgaggtgctCGAGTGCCTGCGCGACAAGCTCGACGCCAACTTTGTCCAGAACAACGTCGTCATCAACCTCGGCCAATGGGCCCAATACTTTGCCTTTGATGTCATGGGCATCCTGACCTTTTCCAAGCGCTACGGCTTCCTCGACACGGGGAAAGACGTCGGCAACATGCTGCAGAACATCGTCCACTTCATGCGCGTATCGGCACCG TATACCCAGATCCCCTGGTTCGACAAGCTGGCCCGCAAGAACCGCGTCGGCGACTTTCTGCAgcgcgtcctcggcctccaggCGTCCATGGGCATCCTCGCCTTTGTCggcaaggccatcgccgacaagaAGCAGCAGCGCGCCGAGCAGGGAGCCAAGctcaccgccgccaacgacgccaacgacgacaagtACGGCCGCGGAAAGGACTTTCTGACGCGCTACATTGAGATTGTCGAAAAGGACTC GGCCCCCGTCGCCTGGACATTTTCCAACGTCATTGCCGGCTCCGACTCGGTGGGCAGCCTGATGGGCACGACGCTCTTCAACCTGCTGCAGTATCCCCACACTCTCGACGCCCTCTACCGCGAGCTGCGCGACGCCAACGTGTCGATGCCCTTCCCCAAGTGGAGCGAGGTCCGCAACCTGCCGTACCTCGACGCCTGCGTCCAGGAGGGCGTCCGCATGCACCCGCCCTTCAACCTGCCCTTTGAGCGCGTCGTGCCCAAGGGCGGCATCACCATCCTCGGCAGCTTTCTTCCCGAGGGTActgtcgtcggcggcagccccTTTGTCGTCAACCGCCACAAGGGCTGgttcggcgacgacgccgacttcTGGCGTCCCGAGCGGTGGttggagaaggacgaggcccacaagaagaagctggagcaGGGCATCCTCACG TTTGGTGGCGGACGCCGTATCTGTCTAGGCCGCTACGTGGGTATTCTCGAGATCAAGAAGCTGATCCCCTTTTTGATTCTCAACTACGAT AtccgcatcgtcgacccCGAGAGGTTCCAGGTGGAAAACTCGTGGTTCTTCTTCCAATCGGGGCTCTGGGCGACAATGAAGAAACGACCCCAGCCCGAGCAGCCCGAGCCGCCAGCGCCAACAGCGTAA